One genomic segment of Desulforamulus reducens MI-1 includes these proteins:
- the yunB gene encoding sporulation protein YunB produces the protein MKALFKRKRQVSGKLLIIFFIVGLVGTVVFIDRLLQPTLFTIARVKAIHMATEIVNKIVMENLARQQLKYQDFIQLHKDEEGKIVFVQADTMKINKVSNQITLEIQESFKQMDNQSISIPVGQLLGIHLLAALGPELNVRMIPLGIIRVDVIDKFEGAGINQTRHLIWLDFQSEFQIAIPLYKEVFKVATKVPLAQNIIVGDVPPALVTLQGGILGK, from the coding sequence GTGAAAGCTTTGTTTAAGAGGAAAAGACAAGTATCCGGTAAATTGTTGATTATATTTTTTATAGTGGGGTTGGTAGGAACTGTGGTCTTTATAGATCGTCTTCTGCAACCCACACTTTTTACCATTGCCCGGGTCAAGGCCATTCATATGGCAACGGAAATAGTAAATAAAATTGTTATGGAAAATTTAGCTCGGCAGCAATTAAAATATCAGGATTTCATCCAATTGCATAAGGATGAGGAAGGAAAAATTGTCTTTGTGCAGGCAGATACAATGAAGATCAATAAAGTATCCAATCAGATTACCCTTGAGATTCAAGAAAGCTTTAAGCAAATGGACAATCAAAGCATAAGCATTCCAGTGGGGCAATTGCTGGGAATTCATCTGCTGGCTGCCTTAGGGCCGGAATTAAACGTAAGGATGATTCCCTTGGGGATTATTCGAGTAGATGTTATTGACAAATTTGAGGGGGCCGGGATAAACCAAACCCGTCATTTAATTTGGTTAGATTTCCAATCGGAGTTTCAGATAGCCATCCCGTTATATAAAGAAGTATTTAAGGTTGCGACAAAAGTTCCACTGGCACAAAACATCATCGTGGGAGATGTTCCGCCGGCCCTTGTTACATTACAGGGAGGTATCCTGGGGAAATAA